A single Agromyces sp. CF514 DNA region contains:
- a CDS encoding heavy metal translocating P-type ATPase codes for MGRLLKLARRYWAVTLTIAIGCLGIVLALTGAGAAVAWLFSAYALAIAAWQAVGMVRDMLRGHWGLDVLAITAIIATVAVGEYVAALLVVLMLTGGEALEDYANRRAKRELDALLTRAPQLAHRIEGDGIVEIHADEVRVGDVLLVRPSEILPVDGTLRSEAATLDESSITGESVPVERGSGEEVLSGAVNGSTAIEIVATATAAESQYQQIVALVAEAAESKAPVVRLADRFAVPFTVFSLALGGVAWWISGDPVRFAEVLVLATPCPLLIAAPVAFIGGMSRSARNGVIVKGGGVLELLARAKTAVFDKTGTLTRGEPALVAIRAENGFADDELLAAVASAEQYSSHVLARSMIEAARERGLALVEADGARETATNGVQAVIGGRDVVVGKFAFVHEHAADAVRTAIAPGELAVYVAIDGRFAGALLASDRLRDDAHDTLARLDALGVHRTVMLTGDAKATADHVAAELGITRVRADCLPADKVHEVAAIAERPVIMVGDGVNDAPVLAAADVGIAMGARGATAASESASAVILVDEISRVAKAVEIGRDTVRIALQSIWVGIVVSVALMFVAAFGVIPATIGALLQEVVDLITILAALRAVGGRLDARPVARAAAGGGAVSGAGGGAGSAGSAAGGAPEITAGSAPGPAD; via the coding sequence ATGGGACGCCTCCTCAAGCTCGCCCGCCGGTACTGGGCCGTCACGCTCACGATCGCGATCGGATGCCTCGGCATCGTGCTCGCCCTGACCGGCGCGGGCGCCGCGGTGGCGTGGTTGTTCAGCGCCTACGCGCTCGCGATCGCCGCGTGGCAGGCGGTGGGAATGGTCCGCGACATGCTGCGCGGACACTGGGGGCTCGATGTCCTCGCGATCACCGCGATCATCGCGACCGTGGCCGTCGGCGAGTACGTCGCGGCGCTGCTCGTGGTGCTCATGCTCACCGGCGGGGAGGCGCTCGAGGACTACGCGAACCGCCGGGCCAAGCGCGAGCTCGATGCGCTGCTCACTCGGGCGCCGCAGCTCGCGCACCGCATCGAGGGCGACGGCATCGTCGAGATCCACGCCGACGAGGTGCGGGTGGGCGACGTGCTGCTCGTGCGTCCGAGCGAGATCCTCCCGGTCGACGGCACACTGCGATCCGAGGCCGCGACCCTCGACGAGTCCTCGATCACGGGCGAGAGCGTGCCGGTCGAACGCGGTTCGGGCGAGGAGGTGCTGAGCGGGGCGGTCAACGGCTCGACCGCGATCGAGATCGTCGCGACCGCGACGGCCGCCGAGAGCCAGTACCAGCAGATCGTGGCGCTCGTCGCCGAGGCCGCAGAGTCGAAGGCGCCGGTCGTGCGGCTCGCCGACCGGTTCGCGGTGCCGTTCACGGTGTTCTCGCTCGCACTCGGCGGCGTCGCCTGGTGGATCTCGGGCGACCCCGTGCGGTTCGCCGAGGTGCTCGTGCTCGCGACGCCGTGCCCGTTGCTCATCGCGGCGCCCGTGGCGTTCATCGGCGGCATGAGCCGGTCGGCCCGAAACGGCGTGATCGTGAAGGGCGGGGGAGTGCTCGAACTCCTCGCCAGGGCGAAGACGGCGGTGTTCGACAAGACCGGCACCCTCACGCGCGGCGAGCCCGCGCTCGTGGCGATCAGGGCCGAGAACGGATTCGCCGACGACGAGCTGCTCGCCGCCGTGGCCTCGGCCGAGCAGTACTCGTCGCATGTGCTGGCGCGCTCGATGATCGAGGCTGCGCGGGAACGCGGCCTCGCGCTCGTCGAGGCCGACGGGGCGCGCGAGACCGCGACGAACGGCGTGCAGGCGGTCATCGGGGGCCGGGACGTCGTCGTCGGCAAGTTCGCGTTCGTGCACGAGCACGCCGCGGATGCGGTGCGCACCGCGATCGCGCCCGGGGAGCTCGCGGTCTACGTGGCGATCGACGGGCGGTTCGCGGGCGCCCTGCTCGCCAGCGATCGCCTGCGCGACGACGCGCACGACACCCTCGCCCGGCTCGATGCGCTCGGCGTGCACCGCACCGTCATGCTCACGGGCGACGCGAAGGCCACGGCCGACCACGTGGCCGCGGAGCTCGGCATCACGCGGGTGCGCGCCGACTGCCTGCCGGCCGACAAGGTGCACGAGGTCGCCGCCATCGCGGAGCGCCCCGTGATCATGGTCGGCGACGGCGTGAACGACGCGCCGGTGCTCGCCGCGGCCGACGTCGGCATCGCGATGGGCGCTCGCGGCGCCACGGCGGCCAGCGAGTCCGCTTCGGCGGTGATCCTCGTCGACGAGATCTCGCGTGTCGCGAAAGCGGTCGAGATCGGGCGAGACACCGTGCGGATCGCCCTCCAGAGCATCTGGGTCGGCATCGTCGTGAGCGTCGCACTCATGTTCGTCGCCGCGTTCGGCGTGATCCCGGCGACGATCGGCGCGCTGCTGCAGGAGGTCGTGGACCTCATCACGATCCTTGCGGCGCTGCGGGCCGTCGGCGGACGCCTGGATGCGCGCCCCGTCGCGCGGGCGGCCGCGGGCGGGGGAGCGGTCAGCGGTGCGGGCGGGGGAGCGGGCTCGGCCGGCTCGGCCGCCGGTGGCGCACCGGAGATCACGGCCGGGTCCGCTCCGGGTCCGGCCGACTGA